One Apostichopus japonicus isolate 1M-3 chromosome 14, ASM3797524v1, whole genome shotgun sequence genomic window carries:
- the LOC139979641 gene encoding uncharacterized protein, whose product MDNNVPDKTASNGHGRTDSMKNRNALTADESKLLEEYWCNGLQSYGSSLNKKKILELTKQTSLSARRIKNWIDNKKTKQVRRKFGSRSKVPSLKPRKKSAYSCFMAEYISEHATSPENQATTLNKANEAWKKVKGTPEVSKYKEQADNKNRMDAEGATIRQEHKKVMARHILTEIKKMCFQLEELDYEAMFVAIDTEQNLHSSGTTEGQKFLDKEVELLRKFGLSVIGGNADGPVKEATRETLRTSVQELFNEKYYAGTGRRAMSYKQLAMGNIVVDGLPPGITCKRPSAYGVDDLQAILRSKNSITIRSSSNATITPVANCSSANEHVSVSDESQMLDLQDQDQGSSHDEAVQPSYDQEEPAVILLDIFEDLHSCPENTEEDVHEEVQAGEEKEQEDEAADFFPVEKVLKKRQKKGETQYLVKWHGYSSKYNQWVDAGSISKEALDLYKGI is encoded by the exons ATGGACAACAATGTGCCAGACAAGACTGCGTCAAACGGTCACGGTCGTACAGACAGTATGAAAAACAG GAATGCACTTACCGCTGATGAGAGTAAACTCCTTGAGGAATATTGGTGTAATGGGCTGCAGAGTTATGGGAGCAGTTTGAACAAGAAAAAGATATTggaattaacaaaacaaacttcattaaGTGCCAGAAGAATAAAG AACTGGattgacaacaaaaaaacaaagcagGTCAGAAGAAAATTTGGCAGCCGCAGCAAAGTACCTTCACTAAAACCCAGGAAAAAGAGTGCCTATAGCTGCTTCATGGCAGAGTATATTTCAGAACATG cAACATCACCTGAAAACCAGGCTACAACCCTTAACAAAGCCAATGAAGCATGGAAGAAAGTAAAAGGTACACCAGAAGTAAGCAAATACAAGGAGCAAGCAGATAACAAAAATAGGATGGATGCCGAAGGTGCTACAATCAGGCAGGAGCATAAGAAGGTCATGGCCAGGCACATTTTGACTGAAATcaagaaaatg TGTTTTCAACTTGAAGAATTGGACTATGAAGCAATGTTCGTTGCCATAGATACAGAGCAAAATCTCCATAGTTCAGGAACTACTGAAGGACAAAAGTTTTTAGATAAAGAGGTAGAACTCTTACGAAAATTTGGACTGAGTGTTATAG GGGGTAATGCTGATGGTCCTGTTAAAGAAGCAACCCGTGAAACTCTACGTACCAGCGTGCAGGAGCTCTTTAACGAAAAATACT ATGCAGGTACGGGCAGAAGAGCAATGAGCTACAAGCAGCTTGCTATGGGGAATATTGTGGTTGATGGTCTGCCACCTGGTATTACCTGCAAACGACCGTCTGCGTATGGAGTCGATGATCTGCAAGCAATATTACGCAGCAAAAATAGTATTACCATCC GTTCTTCCAGCAATGCAACTATTACTCCAGTGGCCAATTGCTCATCAGCAAATGAACATG TGTCTGTGAGTGATGAGAGTCAAATGTTAGACCTGCAGGATCAAGATCAAGGCTCTAGTCATGATGAAGCTGTTCAGCCATCGTACGACCAAGAGG AACCTGCAGTCATTCTGCTGGACATATTTGAAGACTTACACTCATGTCCAGAAAATACTGAGGAAGATGTGCATGAAGAGGTACAAgcaggagaagaaaaagagcAGGAGGACGAAGCAG ctGATTTCTTCCCGGTGGAGAAAGTCCTTAAGAAGAGGCAGAAGAAGGGAGAAACTCAGTATCTGGTCAAGTGGCACGGGTACTCTTCCAAATATAATCAATGGGTAGATGCAGGGAGCATCTCAAAGGAAGCCCTGGATCTGTATAAAGGCATTTAA